The genomic region ATGTAGCCGCCGAGTGGAATCGCCTTGACCCCGTACTCCGTGTCGCCCTTCTTGCGCGACCAGATGGTCGGGCCGAAGCCGACCATGTACTGCGGCACGCGAATGCCGAACAGCTTGGCCGTGGAGAGATGTCCCAGCTCGTGCCAGGCGATCGAGAAGAGCAGGCCGACCGCGAAGACGACTATGCCGAGGATCATCATCAGGGTCGTCATGCACGAGCCTCCGCCGTTGTCGTGGCTGTCGTCTGAGCCGTTGTCGTTCGGGCTGTCAGTTCACGGGCCCGGGCGCGCGCCCAGGACTCCGCTTCGAGGACGTCCGGGACGGTGAGCGAGGTTCCCGTACGGGGCGTGCCGTGCTCGGCGACGACCCTCGTGACGGTCTCCATGATGCCGTTGAACGGCAGCGAACCGTTCAGGAACGCGTCCACGCACTCCTCGTTGGCCGCATTGAACACCGCCGGGGCCGTGCCCGCGAGCTCCCCCACGTGCCGGGCGAGCCCCACCGACGGAAACGCGTCGGTGTCGAGCGGGAAGAACTCCCAGCTCGACGCCTTCGACCAGTCGAAGGCGGGCGCGGCGTCGGGGATCCGCTGGGGCCAGCCGAGGCCGATGGCGATCGGCCCGCGCATGTCGGGGGGCGTCGCCTGCGCCATTGTCGATCCGTCCGTGAACTCCACCATCGAGTGGACATACGACTGCGGGTGCACGACCACCTCAATCCGCTCGAAGGGAATGTCGTAGAGGAGGTGTGCCTCGATGACTTCGAGCCCCTTGTTGACCAGGGTCGCGGAGTTGATCGTGATGACCGGGCCCATGGCCCAGGTGGGGTGCGCGAGCGCGGCCTCGGGGGTGACGTCGGCCAGCTCGGACTTCGTACGTCCTCTGAAGGGGCCGCCGGACGCGGTGACGACGAGCTTGCGTACGTCGGCCCTGGTGCCGGAGGCGAGCGCCTGGAAGAGGGCGGCGTGCTCGGAGTCGACCGGGATGATCTGGCCCGGCTTGGCCAACGCCTTCACCAGCGGGCCGCCGACGATGAGCGACTCCTTGTTGGCTAGCGCGAGGGTGCGGCCCGCCTCCAGGGCGGCGAGGGTCGGGGCGAGGCCGATCGAGCCGGTGATGCCGTTCAGGACGGTGTGGCACTCGGAGGCGGCGAGGTGGGTGGCGGCGTCCGCCCCCGCGAGGATCTCGGGGAGGGGCTCCCCCGCTCCGTACTGCGCGGACAGGGCCTCGCGCAGTGCCGGTACGACGTCCTCGCGCGCGACGGCGACGGTCCGGACGCGGAGCCGGTGTGCCTGCTCGGCGAGCAGTCCGACCCGCCCGCCCGCCGCGGAGAGCCCGGTGACCCGGAAGCGGTCGGGGTTGCGCTGCACGAGATCGATGGCCTGGGTCCCGATCGACCCGGTGGACCCGAGGATCACCACATCCCGGACTCCGTCCACAGGATCGAAGACAAGATGCGGATCGGCGAGGGGGGCTGGACTGTCACTCATCCCTCCATTGTTGCCGCAACGCCGAGGGGAGAGGACAGGGGCTGCCACGAGTGCCTCGTAAGAGGGCCTCGCGCTCACTTGCAAGGGGCGCGGGATGCCCCTTCAGGGGCGCGGGGAACTGCGCGACAAGCCCCACACAGCCCGCACCCGCCCACCGAACCGCAGGCCCTCTACCGCCGGCGCTTCCGACGGTTCCTGGACTTGGCCGCACGCCTCTGCTGCCTGGGCTTCACATCGGTCACGCCCTCCGCCGGACGCGACGGAACCGCGTCGGCCGGTTCGAAGTTCCCTTCGACAACTCCCTCCGCCGTATCCAACGTGGGCGCACTGAAATGCAGCCCATCCGTACGCCGCCCGGACTCCAAGGTGTCCTGACCCCCCGTCGGCTTCCCGGACGCGTCCAGATTGAAGACGTACCCGACCGACTCCTCCTTGATCGCCTCGTTCATCGCGGCGAACATGTCGTACCCCTCGCGCTCGTACTCGATGATCGGCTCCCGGCCGAGGGTCCACCGCAGGCCGATTCCGTCGCGGAGGTAGTCCATCTCGTACAGGTGCTCGCGCCATTTGCGGTCGAGGACCGACAGCACGACGAGGCGTTCCAGGTCGCGCAGAGTGTCCGCGCCGAGCTCGGTCTCGCGCTCCTCGTAGCGGGCGTGGATGTCGGCGGTGACGGCCTCGATGAGCTCGTCGGCGGTGAGGTCCGCACGCTGGCCCGCCGCGTCCTCCAGGTCCTCGATGGTGATCCCGACCGGGTAGAGCTGTTTGAAGGCGGCCCACAGCCGCTCCAGGTTCCACTCCTCGGGGAAGCCCTCGGCGGTCTCCTCGGTGACGTACGCGCGGATGGTGTCGTCCATGAAGTGGAGGATCTGTTCGCGCAGGTCCTCCCCGGCCAGGACCCGGCGGCGTTCCTCGTAGATGAGGGTGCGCTGCCGGTTGAGCACCTCGTCGAACTTCAGGACGTCCTTGCGGGACTCGAAGTGCTGCTGCTCCAGCTGGGACTGGGCGGAGGCGATGGCACGCGTGACCATCTTGTTCTCGATGGGTACGTCGTCGGGGACGTTCGCCATCGACATCACGCGCTCGACGACCTGGGCGCGGAACAGCCGCATCAGGTCGTCGCCGAGGGAGAGGTAGAAGCGGGAGGCGCCGGGATCGCCCTGGCGGCCTGAGCGCCCGCGCAGCTGGTTGTCGATGCGGCGCGACTCGTGGCGCTCGGTGCCGAGGACGTAAAGACCGCCGAGGTCCTTGACCTCGTCGTGCTCGGCCGCGACCGACTCCTTGATCCGGTCGAGGGCCGCCCGGTGCTCGTCGGGGCTCTCCTCCGGTGTGAGGCCGCGCCGGTCGAGCTCGGCGAGGGCCATCGCCTCGGGGTTGCCGCCGAGCATGATGTCGGTGCCGCGGCCGGCCATGTTGGTGGCCACGGTGACCGCGCCCTTGCGGCCGGCCTGCGCCACGATCTGTGCCTCGCGCTCGTGGTTCTTCGCGTTGAGCACCTCGTGGCGGATGCCCCGCTTCTTCAGGCGGGCGGCGAGCGTCTCGGACTTCTCGACGGAGGTGGTGCCGACGAGGATCGGCTGGCCCTTCTCGTGCTTCTCGGCGATGTCGTCGAGGATCGCGGTGTACTTGGCCTCCACCGTCCGGTAGATCTGATCGGGGTCGTCCTCGCGGGCGTTGGGCTGGTTGGTGGGGATCGGCACCACGTGGAGCTTGTAGATCTGGTGGAACTCGGCGGCCTCCGTCATCGCGGTGCCGGTCATCCCGCCGAGCTTCTCGTAGAGGCGGAAGAAGTTCTGGAGGGTGATGGTGGCGAGGGTCTGGTTCTCGTCCTTGACCGTCACCGCCTCCTTCGCCTCGATCGCCTGGTGCAGGCCCTCGTTGTAGCGGCGGCCGGCGAGGATGCGGCCGGTGTGCTCGTCGACGATGAGGACCTCGCCGTTCACGACGACGTAGTCCTTGTCCTTCTTGAAGTGCTCCTTGGCCTTGAGGGCGTTGTTCAGGTGGCCGATGAGGGGCGTGTGGTCGGACTCGTAGAGGCTCTCGATGCCGAGCTGGTCCTGGAGGAACTCCACTCCGCTGTCCAGGATCGAGACCGTGCGTTTCTTCGGGTCGTACTCGTAGTCGTGGGTGGCCCGCAGTTCGGCGAGGCGCTCCTTGTCCTGCGGCGAGGTGAAGTTCTCGTCCTGGACGGCGACGCCCCGCATCCGCGTGACCATCGTGGCGAAGGCCGCGTACCAGTGGGTGGGCTGGTCGGCGGGGCCGGAGATGATCAGGGGCGTCCGGGCCTCGTCGATGAGGATCGAGTCGGCCTCGTCGACGATCGCGAAGTGGTGGCCGCGCTGGACGAGTTCGTCCTTCGACCAGGCCATGTTGTCGCGCAGGTAGTCGAAGCCGAACTCGGTGTTGGTGCCGTACGTGATGTCGCAGGCGTACTGTGCGCGGCGCTCGGCGGGGGTCGACTGCGTCTTGATGACGCCGACGGTCAGGCCCAGGAAGCGGTAGGCGCGGCCCATCCAGTCGGCGTCGCGCTGGGCGAGGTAGTCGTTGACCGTGACGAGGTGGACTCCCTTGCCGGTCAGGGCGTTCAGGTAGACGGGCAGGGTCGCGACCAGGGTCTTGCCCTCGCCGGTCTGCATCTCGGCGATGTTGCCGAGGTGGAGGGCCGCGCCGCCCATGATCTGTACGTCGAAGTGGCGCATCCCGAGCGTGCGGCGGGCGGCCTCGCGCATGGCGGCGAAAGCCTCCGGCAACAGGTCGTCGAGGCTCTCGCCGGCCTCGTACCGCTCCTGGAACTCCGGTGTGAGCGCCTGGAGTTCCTCGTCGGTGAGCTGCTCGAATTCCTCTTCCAGGGAACCCACCTGTTCCGCGATGCGTTGCAGCCTGCGCAGGATTCTTCCCTCGCCGGCCCGCATGATCCTGCCGGTGATGTTGTCGAAGCCGAGAGCCGGCACTGGAATTACCCCCAATACATCGCGTCCACCAGCATGTGTATGCGTCGATCGGCTATGCGTCGATCGACGAGCTGGGGAATGCGGACGCCTTGTTGGTTCGCTTTGATCGCCTCACGCAGTACGGGGTCCTGCGCATACCCCACCGTACTGCGGAACAGCTGCCGGATCACGGGCTGCTCGCCCGGAGGCCGTGGAAGGGCAGGGAAGGTCGCGGTTCTCCGCGTGCCCGTGTCAGCTGGACAGAATTTCCCCGACTGTATTCTTCACCCACACCGTGGCGCATATTTTATCCCCGTTCGCCATTCCGCTCATTGTTGACGCACACCTTTCTGTGCGGCAAGCAGCGGAATGACGACGGGGACGGCTGTGCATTCCTGGGGAAAAGGTCAGCGAATGGGACGGTGGAGGTTCTCCCTTTCGGACGGTCCCGGCGTCGCGTCGGCGATCCAGGGGCCTTCGCCGGACGGGTCGACGACTCCCTCCTCCAGCCAGGTGTAGGCGCCGCCGAGGACGCCCTTGACGACCTTGCGGTCGAGGTCGTCGGTGTTGGACCACAGCCGGCCGAAGAGTTCCTCGACGCGGACCCGGGACTGGCTGCAGAAGGCGTCGGCGAGCTGGTACGCCTCGCGGCCGTGCTCCCCGGTGGTGCGCAGGAGTTCGGCGCGGACGCAGGCGGCACTCATCGCGAAGAGTTCGGCACCGATGTCGACGATCCGGCCGAGGAAGCCCTGCTTGGTCTCCATCCGGCCCTGCCAGCGGGACATGGCGTAGAAGGTGGACCGCGCGAGCTTGCGGGCCGACCGCTCCACGTACCGCAGGTGGCCGGACAGGTCGACGTGGCCCGCCGGGTGGAAGTCCCCGTACGAGCGCGGGAGTTGGCCTGCGCCCGCGACCAGTTTCGGGAGCCACTTGGCGTAGAAGACTCCGGCGTTCGCGCCCGCCTTCGCCTTGTCCGAGAGGGACTTGTCCGGATCGATGAGGTCACCGGCCACGGACAGGTGGGCGTCGACCGCCTCGCGGGCGATCAGCAGGTGCATGATCTCGGTCGAGCCCTCGAAGATGCGGTTGATGCGCAGATCGCGCAGCACCTGCTCGGCGGGGACGGCCCGTTCGCCGCGGGCGGCCAGCGAGTCGGCGGTCTCGAAGCCGCGTCCGCCGCGGATCTGGACCAGCTCGTCGGCCATCAGGCAGGCCATCTCGGAGCCGTACAGCTTGGCGAGGGCGGCCTCGATGCGGATGTCGTTGCGGTTCTCGTCGGCCATCTGGGACGACAGGTCGAGGACGGCTTCCAGGGCGAAGGTCGTCGCCGCGATGAAGGAGATCTTGGCGCCCACGGCCTCGTGGAAGGCCACCGGCTTGCCCCACTGCTCGCGCACGGACGTCCACTCGCGGGCGATCTTCAGACACCACTTGCCCGCGCCGACACACATGGCGGGCAGCGAGAGCCGTCCGGTGTTGAGCGTGGTCAGGGCGATCTTGAGGCCCGCGCCCTCCGGCCCGATCCGGTTCGCGGCCGGGACCCGGACCTGGTGGAAGCGCGTGACACCGTTCTCCAGACCGCGCAACCCCATGAAGGCGTTGCGGTTCTCGACGGTGACGCCCTCGGACGCCGTCTCCACGACGAACGCCGTGATGCCGCCCTTGTGCCCCTCGGACTTCGGTACGCGCGCCATCACGACGAGCAGATCGGCGACGACGCCGTTCGTCGTCCAGAGCTTCACCCCGTCGAGGACGTAGTCGTCGCCGTCCGGCACCGCGCTGGTCGCGAGGCGGGCCGGGTCGGAGCCCACGTCCGGCTCGGTGAGCAGGAAGGCGGAGATGTCCGTACGGGCGCAGCGCGGCAGGAAGATGTCCTTCTGCTCCTGCGTGCCGAAGAGTTTCAGTGGCTGCGGTACGCCGATCGACTGGTGCGCGGAGAGCAGCGCGCCGAGCGCCGGGTTCGCCGAGCCGACCAGGGCGAGCGCCTTGTTGTAGTAGACCTGCGTCAGGCCGAGGCCGCCGTACTTGGTGTCGATCTTCATGCCGAGGGCGCCGAGCTCCTTGAGCCCGTTGATCACCTCGTCCGGGATCCGCGCCTCCCGCTCGATGAGGGCCGAGTCGACCCTCGTCTCGCAGAAGTCGCGCAGCTTGGTGAGGAACGCCTCGCCGCGCTGCGCGTCCTCGTCGGGCGGCATCGGGTGCGGATGGATCAGGTCGAGCCGGAAGCGACCGAGGAACAGCTCCTTGGCGAAGCTGGGCTTGCGCCAGTCCTGCTCCCGTGCGG from Streptomyces sp. NBC_00878 harbors:
- a CDS encoding acyl-CoA dehydrogenase family protein, which gives rise to MSLLSATPHQPAVTEREARQVAEAAREQDWRKPSFAKELFLGRFRLDLIHPHPMPPDEDAQRGEAFLTKLRDFCETRVDSALIEREARIPDEVINGLKELGALGMKIDTKYGGLGLTQVYYNKALALVGSANPALGALLSAHQSIGVPQPLKLFGTQEQKDIFLPRCARTDISAFLLTEPDVGSDPARLATSAVPDGDDYVLDGVKLWTTNGVVADLLVVMARVPKSEGHKGGITAFVVETASEGVTVENRNAFMGLRGLENGVTRFHQVRVPAANRIGPEGAGLKIALTTLNTGRLSLPAMCVGAGKWCLKIAREWTSVREQWGKPVAFHEAVGAKISFIAATTFALEAVLDLSSQMADENRNDIRIEAALAKLYGSEMACLMADELVQIRGGRGFETADSLAARGERAVPAEQVLRDLRINRIFEGSTEIMHLLIAREAVDAHLSVAGDLIDPDKSLSDKAKAGANAGVFYAKWLPKLVAGAGQLPRSYGDFHPAGHVDLSGHLRYVERSARKLARSTFYAMSRWQGRMETKQGFLGRIVDIGAELFAMSAACVRAELLRTTGEHGREAYQLADAFCSQSRVRVEELFGRLWSNTDDLDRKVVKGVLGGAYTWLEEGVVDPSGEGPWIADATPGPSERENLHRPIR
- the dxr gene encoding 1-deoxy-D-xylulose-5-phosphate reductoisomerase, whose product is MSDSPAPLADPHLVFDPVDGVRDVVILGSTGSIGTQAIDLVQRNPDRFRVTGLSAAGGRVGLLAEQAHRLRVRTVAVAREDVVPALREALSAQYGAGEPLPEILAGADAATHLAASECHTVLNGITGSIGLAPTLAALEAGRTLALANKESLIVGGPLVKALAKPGQIIPVDSEHAALFQALASGTRADVRKLVVTASGGPFRGRTKSELADVTPEAALAHPTWAMGPVITINSATLVNKGLEVIEAHLLYDIPFERIEVVVHPQSYVHSMVEFTDGSTMAQATPPDMRGPIAIGLGWPQRIPDAAPAFDWSKASSWEFFPLDTDAFPSVGLARHVGELAGTAPAVFNAANEECVDAFLNGSLPFNGIMETVTRVVAEHGTPRTGTSLTVPDVLEAESWARARARELTARTTTAQTTATTTAEARA
- the secA gene encoding preprotein translocase subunit SecA, producing the protein MRAGEGRILRRLQRIAEQVGSLEEEFEQLTDEELQALTPEFQERYEAGESLDDLLPEAFAAMREAARRTLGMRHFDVQIMGGAALHLGNIAEMQTGEGKTLVATLPVYLNALTGKGVHLVTVNDYLAQRDADWMGRAYRFLGLTVGVIKTQSTPAERRAQYACDITYGTNTEFGFDYLRDNMAWSKDELVQRGHHFAIVDEADSILIDEARTPLIISGPADQPTHWYAAFATMVTRMRGVAVQDENFTSPQDKERLAELRATHDYEYDPKKRTVSILDSGVEFLQDQLGIESLYESDHTPLIGHLNNALKAKEHFKKDKDYVVVNGEVLIVDEHTGRILAGRRYNEGLHQAIEAKEAVTVKDENQTLATITLQNFFRLYEKLGGMTGTAMTEAAEFHQIYKLHVVPIPTNQPNAREDDPDQIYRTVEAKYTAILDDIAEKHEKGQPILVGTTSVEKSETLAARLKKRGIRHEVLNAKNHEREAQIVAQAGRKGAVTVATNMAGRGTDIMLGGNPEAMALAELDRRGLTPEESPDEHRAALDRIKESVAAEHDEVKDLGGLYVLGTERHESRRIDNQLRGRSGRQGDPGASRFYLSLGDDLMRLFRAQVVERVMSMANVPDDVPIENKMVTRAIASAQSQLEQQHFESRKDVLKFDEVLNRQRTLIYEERRRVLAGEDLREQILHFMDDTIRAYVTEETAEGFPEEWNLERLWAAFKQLYPVGITIEDLEDAAGQRADLTADELIEAVTADIHARYEERETELGADTLRDLERLVVLSVLDRKWREHLYEMDYLRDGIGLRWTLGREPIIEYEREGYDMFAAMNEAIKEESVGYVFNLDASGKPTGGQDTLESGRRTDGLHFSAPTLDTAEGVVEGNFEPADAVPSRPAEGVTDVKPRQQRRAAKSRNRRKRRR